Below is a genomic region from Raphanus sativus cultivar WK10039 chromosome 4, ASM80110v3, whole genome shotgun sequence.
GGTGGTTGCTCCATCTGAGTACAAGTCGTTTCACAACTTTTAAGCAAAACCTAAGAAACGTAACTTAACACGCAAGTTTGTTTGATTTTCATACTAACCTTCGAACAGAACTTGAGCATAGGACTTGCGCCTCCTCTGATCAACTCCAAAGTTAGAGACTCCCCTGCTCTTACTTCATTCACGCGACAGAATATACTCCAGCCATTGCGACTCATAATGTACATGTACATAATAGATCCATTTGTTGTTTCAACCTTAAGCTCCATCGCCCACTCAGCTCCCTTTTTATCCACAAGAATGATCTTTCCCGGCTTGATGAGTCCGTTCACTCTCGTGAAACTTGCTGGTAAATGCTGCAAAAGATTCAGAATTTAGAAACTCAAATACAGAGCCCGTTCTGAACATAAACTAGTGAAGCATTAACTTATGCTCcacaaagtttcaaaaaaaaatatatatatatatatatgtattcttccaattttttttaattatataaattattactaAATTATCTGTAGCCTTCAGATTAATGTGTCAAGAAAACTAGACATAGAAGAGTGAAAGTCACCTGTCTACCGGTCTCAAAGCTCGCTGATGTAGGAGTTAACTTCACAAACTTTGTGAGATTCTTCTCAACTTCCTTGTCTGAATCAGAAAATGAAACGTTTCAAGTATAGAAAGAATCTCAGCAAAACCTATGTACGTACGTGAAACCGATGATTCAAAGTCAGACCTATTTCACcactctcttcttcatcttcttggcAACGACTACCAGACAGTGTGTATCGGATCTCACAGCAGTTGGGTCCTAAAGCAGTGACATGGAACAACATGTCTCGTTCGTGTCTAAAAACGACAAAGTCACCGACTCCAAGAACATGTGCCTCAACGAACTCCTTCCAACCATGAGTGAGTCTTTGGCCTTCCATCTTCACTTTCCATGTTTTCTCCGATGCATCAGATCTCAACGTTACTGTCTTTCCCTCGTGTTTTCCTTCAATGTGTTCGGAGAAGAACTGCACAGGAATATTCTGCAGTAGACAAAACAGATGCATAAGACAATCTATACGTTCATAGAGACAGATGAAAGACAATAGACGGAGAAATTCATACCAGATGACTCTTGGAACCGAGAAGAAACGGCTGGAAGAAGTGTGGGGTTGCCGGAGAGAAGAGTGATGCCTTCACCATTTCAGATCACTTAAACAAACCCAAAAGTTTTCTAGGAAGTAGGAAGTTACAAGATGTACAAAGAAAGTTCATTATTGTTGCCTCTTCATATTTCACCGgttcattttcttctttctcacaaTAAATGAACTGAGAAGACTTAAAGTTCTTACACAATTTCCTAAACTAAagataaatattaattgtaagCTGTATATTCAAATCATTACAAATGATAATGCCTATAGCTAGATTCAGTTTAGAGCATTATCAACACCggtttttgtatgttttatgtATTCTAATGGTTCCTACCGGGAAGTTAGTTAagggtttggttcggtttatgTATTCTAATGGGCCGGcctatttagtttttttttaattagagtatttgtaaaataaaaacaaaacatatatgtattttgtatTCTACTCCCAGCGCTGATGAACGTGGTAATGTATATCATAGTGGACAAGGATCATCATGATCATAGGAAATGTCTCTGTTTATTACTTCAACAAGTAACGAAATTGCATGAAATGTAAATGATGATGTGCTAACTTTGGCTGCCACTGTTTGCTGGGTTTGCTTCTTCATGGTTATTCATGGAGCATTGACATTTCTTCGTCACTTGGTTTATGTATGACTTTCTGTCTGGCTGAAGGAACTTCTCCCACAATCCTTTCAGGTTTCGCTGATCCGGGTTCTCCTTCAAGAACTGAAACACGCATTTCCCAAGTGCAGTTGCACAGACTATGGTTGCAGTGAGAAACAACACCCAAAAACTATCGATGCCAAGTTTCCTGAACGACTCAGATGGATTTGGGTCCGGGCTGGTGAGTGGATCCGAGCAACTTTCATCTATTTTCTTGAACCATGCGCTCTCCAGCTGGTCTGCCTTGTTTGACTCTTCCACTTTTAGAATGGCCCTCGAGACATCAGCTACTAAAGGGGATCCAATGGGAAATACCTGCACAATAAAACTTATGTGTCTTAGCACTGAGTTTGAAGAATGCTCTGCTATAGAGAGAGAGTGTTTTACTTACGAAGCCTAATCCATCGACCTTGAATGGTGTTTGAACCATTTTATACTTGTTACAGTGCTGTCCGAGAAAGAGTCTCACATACGGCAGTTCCATGAAAACTGCGGAAACACCTCCCTTTGTTGATTCTGTGTCCAGCAGCTCCTCGCAGTGTTCTGGAGAGCCGTAGGTCACGAGATTAGCATCTGAGAA
It encodes:
- the LOC108853147 gene encoding B3 domain-containing protein REM5-like isoform X2, which translates into the protein MVKASLFSPATPHFFQPFLLGSKSHLNIPVQFFSEHIEGKHEGKTVTLRSDASEKTWKVKMEGQRLTHGWKEFVEAHVLGVGDFVVFRHERDMLFHVTALGPNCCEIRYTLSGSRCQEDEEESGEIDKEVEKNLTKFVKLTPTSASFETGRQHLPASFTRVNGLIKPGKIILVDKKGAEWAMELKVETTNGSIMYMYIMSRNGWSIFCRVNEVRAGESLTLELIRGGASPMLKFCSKMEQPPFEAEASAHKRAKWSQEIKDKTAEEGEPSHRTRASKETNANQENLQDKQPCSVSDLLMTKVKHSVVSTLTSIRRFREELKTKEQELEDTLQEIKNLERRRQRE
- the LOC108853147 gene encoding B3 domain-containing protein REM5-like isoform X1, coding for MVKASLFSPATPHFFQPFLLGSKSHLNIPVQFFSEHIEGKHEGKTVTLRSDASEKTWKVKMEGQRLTHGWKEFVEAHVLGVGDFVVFRHERDMLFHVTALGPNCCEIRYTLSGSRCQEDEEESGEIDKEVEKNLTKFVKLTPTSASFETGRQHLPASFTRVNGLIKPGKIILVDKKGAEWAMELKVETTNGSIMYMYIMSRNGWSIFCRVNEVRAGESLTLELIRGGASPMLKFCSKMEQPPFEAEASAHKRAKWSQEIKDKTAEEGEPSHRTRASKETNANQENLQDKQPCSVSDLLMTKVKHSVVSTLTSIRRFREELKTKEQELEDTLQEIKNLVPCWRTERRRQRE